A single window of Anopheles moucheti chromosome 2, idAnoMoucSN_F20_07, whole genome shotgun sequence DNA harbors:
- the LOC128303570 gene encoding voltage-dependent T-type calcium channel subunit alpha-1G, giving the protein MRNATKDTAAPQQTVFTDKVNYGGVIDSLNLKNERNGPPPTAVQHRNSLQQPKRPSVAKHSSAGGGGAARVSSSSDATDTSGSSCSDGDTSSSSYDEPNLPYPGFTEFSLKYLAQETKPRIWCLQLITNPWFERISMIVILLNCVTLGMYQPCVDDACVTNRCKILQIFDDIIFAFFSLEMTIKIVAMGAWGKGTYLADSWNRLDFFIVLAGALEYCLQVENLNLTAIRTIRVLRPLRAINRIPSMRILVMLLLDTLPMLGNVLLLCFFVFFIFGIVGVQLWEGILRQRCVIKLPDNVSPPSYLTSSPRNIYYRIVNQKKIKTDVSFYYEFSKEQDYICSKPEDSGMHLCQNLPPYRIGPLVCNDTALPYSENDPTATACVNWNQYYTNCTQLGNNPFQGTISFDNIGLAWVAIFLVISLEGWTDIMYYVQDAHSFWDWIYFVLLIVIGSFFMINLCLVVIATQFSETKKREMERMRQERARFTSSSTLASSTNNSEPTTCYAEIVKYIGHLYRRLKRRIIKKLRLYKYHMQKRKEGLIPCTPETITLSPNKIKAHHPKCPRMGALLQHASITNLQQQKNKHDLQSNLSINRTGVALNHPDTGSVPADNQVSSPEVSEIVSLENIKNNALNNSTNYLNEDRQKVLLLKINNEDQSNGQDHHCMPSLLSPPSAGRRRSSVMFNEYVVLHTPPTITEPPQDKNVYCLEKMTQAGDGSIWQVNLPHSLQTVSTVFNEYSDLCLTDAMTCQELLAFSVAFSAALPTGQTTLESFYTSLKRAKGTESTRFLSNQQAGQTNATLPLPEIERLSSKSSNEPSRTSFDPVSTGINNINMEEFACCYEYYQNQGLAEEKPPQRSKCMRVLISVWRCFRRTCHVTRIVVKKLVDHKYFQQGILLAILINTLSMGIEYHDQPAELTAIVETSNIVFSAIFAVEMVLKVIAEGPFRYVANGFNVFDGVIVILSVVELAQAYLGEGQGSSGLSVLRTFRLLRILKLVRFMPNLRRQLFVMLRTMDNVAIFFSLLILFIFIFSILGMYLFGGKFCKFVEESGKERECTCPEIVSKHPQCECDRKHFNNILWATVTVFQILTQEDWNVVLFNGMEKTSHWAALYFVTLMTFGNYVLFNLLVAILVEGFSSERNERREREQRELVKAKLNAEALAQEQSMEVYDDQRSFSESSTTDSYNGSRGKWYSVEELSKVRNLDIKCNIQKQRLLQPNYEDPKNVAQKNKREKDVSKPEPTSGKKIKGKKTESLKLYNIQVQDPPIITTTAATPQDSPSGTMESGTSFKDWDQADFEKYERENSSLLKPPSILGSLKTLDDRTFFEGTPVLNELRKKHDKNHTTSSDSRLAVLEKQQKKLDKSLAESVSAPKAVGKDETSNGGRQVSTEEGVLNNGKILTQSKGYSGTDRRTLDPLLEKSNRIQNDTQGSRTPNRRRSSVRRSSSAKVDSGASSVASNLSLTSHPRCYYNNGSTKYYFDRKNSLRLCDIRTPNNRRRMSSFDQAYHKQSPMSSIRNLEIKHLQDELDKSKLDKSSNAFKIAGNSTDMTGNATRSDGTPKKKGKGRLKQFFRMVTPYHFVEDHETYTLYLFPEHNRFRQICTWFVNQKWFDNVILLFIALNCITLAMERPNIPPNCTERYFLSTANYVFTVVFAVEMFIKVVSAGLFYGPDAYFTSGWNIMDGSLVIISIVDLLMSLISESSPRIFGILRVFRLLRSLRPLRVINRAPGLKLVVQTLLSSLRPIGNIVLICCTFFIIFGILGVQLFKGTFYYCEGENIKGVKNKQDCLDIEGNVWINRKYNFDDLGKALMSLFVLSSRDGWVNIMYTGLDAVGVDQQPIVNYNEWRLLYFIAFILLVGFFVLNMFVGVVVENFHRCREEQEKEEKIRRAAKRALQMEKKRKRMHEPPYYTNYSPMRLFVHNVVTSKYFDLAIAAVIGLNVVTMAMEYYMMPLALEYALKIFNYFFTAVFILEAAMKLLALGVKIYMKDRWNQLDVAIVILSIVGIVLEELETNIIPINPTIIRVMRVLRIARVLKLLKMAKGIRALLDTVMQALPQVGNLGLLFFLLFFIFAALGVELFGRLECSEEVPCQGLGEHAHFANFGMAFLTLFRVATGDNWNGIMKDTLRDDCDDAADCVKNCCVSTIIAPIFFVIFVLMAQFVLVNVVVAVLMKHLEESHKQMEDELDIDTELEREFEREQEFEEEQALCMQLNDDNKQVHKRPLTKVSSLPSNFTYSTPILEKKSNIQRRQTIQYFNQNLGLSVFNSYTNNNSYDETAENNINAEGEEIPATGRDDDGEEKKMKKIGEGPVEGGKGLEALNSAKEYNSKNVNKKILINKTNLFSKSCDGRPSGESKRKGFKEECLNITIPGAPAGGAGKGEPTRTDDPRRGSSGPVGLADGTESDLVESQCSTITSSSRSRHQAGSKLESRQLSLDYDPTRNPKASSDGHDGAPLATDGCLPVTTMGVGTASSTIGNSGSSNTTTSGSTVSNKSFLSVPKLQPKSRSGSTKQLFKQTALDEDGETNDESSLLLPVATVADSGSPGNNHCLGAGALLSIPGEGGGFGAESVKNSESCEIIRIISERRKI; this is encoded by the exons ATGAGGAACGCCACAAAGGATACGGCCGCACCGCAGCAAACCGTGTTCACCGATAAGGTCAACTATGGCGGTGTGATTGACTCGTTAAATCTGAaaaatgaacgaaacggtCCACCACCGACGGCGGTCCAGCATCGGAACAGCCTACAGCAGCCGAAGCGACCTTCGGTAGCGAAGCACAGCAGTGCGGGCGGTGGTGGAGCCGCACGGGTATCCTCGTCCAGCGATGCGACCGACACGTCCGGGAGCAGCTGCAGCGATGGCGACACGTCGTCCTCGTCGTACGATGAGCCGAACCTGCCGTATCCGGGCTTCACCGAGTTCTCGCTCAAGTACCTTGCTCAGGAAACGAAGCCACGCATCTGGTGCCTGCAGCTCATCACTAATCC GTGGTTCGAGCGAATCTCGATGATAGTCATTCTGCTTAACTGCGTCACGCTGGGCATGTATCAGCCGTGCGTGGATGATGCCTGCGTTACAAACCGCTGCAAGATATTGCAG atCTTCGATGACATCATCTTTGCCTTCTTTTCGCTCGAAATGACCATCAAGATTGTGGCGATGGGGGCCTGGGGCAAGGGTACGTATCTGGCCGACTCGTGGAACCGGCTCGACTTCTTCATCGTGCTCGCCGGTGCGCTCGAGTACTGTCTGCAGGTGGAAAACCTCAACCTAACCGCGATCCGTACCATCCGCGTACTGAGACCACTGCGTGCGATCAATCGCATACCGA GCATGCGAATACTGGTGATGCTTCTGCTGGACACGCTGCCCATGCTCGGTAACGTTCTGCTGCTGTGTTTCTTCGTGTTCTTCATCTTTGGCATCGTTGGTGTGCAGCTGTGGGAAGGTATCCTGCGCCAACGGTGCGTCATAAAGTTACCGGACAACGTATCACCGCCGTCCTATCT cACGTCGTCCCCGCGTAACATTTACTACCGAATTGTTaaccagaaaaaaatcaaaacaga TGTGTCCTTTTACTACGAGTTCTCCAAGGAGCAGGACTACATCTGCTCCAAGCCAGAAGACTCCGGAATGCATCTGTGCCAGAATCTGCCCCCCTATCGAATAGGACCGCTTGTGTGCAATG ACACTGCACTTCCCTATTCGGAGAACGACCCAACAGCGACGGCCTGTGTGAATTGGAATCAGTACTACACGAACTGCACGCAGCTGGGTAACAATCCGTTTCAGGGGACGATATCGTTCGACAACATTGGACTCGCATGGGTTGCAATATTTCTC GTTATATCTCTCGAAGGTTGGACCGATATAATGTACTACGTGCAAGACGCACACAGCTTTTGGGATTGGATCTACTTTGTGTTACTAATTGTG ATTGGCTCCTTCTTCATGATCAACCTCTGCCTAGTCGTCATCGCTACGCAGTTTTCCGAGACGAAGAAACGGGAAATGGAACGAATGAGACAGGAACGGGCACGGTTTACGTCCTCGTCCACACTCGCATCTAGCACAAACAACTCGGAACCGACGACCTGTTACGCGGAGATCGTGAAGTACATcggccatctttaccgccggCTCAAGCGACGCATCATTAAGAAGTTACGATTGTATAA ATATCACATGCAAAAGCGCAAGGAAGGTCTCATACCATGCACGCCGGAAACGATCACACTGTCACCGAACAAAATCAAAGCCCATCACCCGAAATGCCCGCGAATGGGCGCCCTCTTGCAGCACGCTTCGATCACCAACctgcagcagcaaaagaacAAGCACGATCTGCAGTCCAACCTGTCCATCAATCGCACGGGTGTAGCGCTTAACCACCCGGATACGGGCAGCGTCCCAGCGGACAATCAGGTTTCATCGCCCGAGGTTTCGGAAATTGTATCGTTGGAAAATATCAAGAACAATGCACTGAACAATTCCACCAACTATCTAAACGAGGACAGACAAAAAGTACTACTGCTGAAGATCAACAACGAGGATCAATCGAACGGACAA GATCACCACTGTATGCCAAGCTTGCTAAGCCCTCCGTCAGCAGGTAGACGAAGATCGTCCGTTATGTTTAACGAATATGTAGTGCTTCATACGCCTCCAACCATTACAGAACCACCGCAAGATAAGAATGTGTACTGTTTGGAGAAAATGACCCAAGCGGGTGATGGTAGCATCTGGCAG GTTAACCTGCCACACTCGCTACAGACTGTGAGCACCGTGTTTAACGAGTACTCCGATCTGTGCCTAACGGACGCCATGACCTGTCAGGAGCTGTTGGCATTCTCGGTGGCTTTCTCCGCCGCCCTACCGACCGGTCAAACTACGCTCGAATCTTTCTACACCTCATTGAAGCGTGCGAAGGGTACCGAATCGACACGGTTCCTCTCCAACCAGCAGGCAGGGCAAACGAACGCGACTCTGCCCCTGCCCGAGATAGAGCGCTTGAGCAGTAAATCAAGCAATGAACCTTCGCGTACCAGCTTCGACCCGGTATCGACGGGCATTAACAACATCAACATGGAGGAGTTTGCCTGCTGTTACGAGTACTACCAGAACCAGGGCCTCGCCGAGGAGAAGCCTCCGCAGCGCTCCAAGTGTATGCGAGTTCTGATTTCAGTGTGGCGCTGCTTCCGCCGTACCTGTCACGTTACGCGAATTGTCGTGAAGAAGCTGGTCGACCACAAGTACTTCCAACAGGGTATACTGCTCGCGATCCTCATCAACACGCTCTCGATGGGCATCGAGTACCATGATCAACCGGCCGAACTGACGGCAATCGTCGAGACAAGCAATATCGTgttctccgccatctttgctgtCGAGATGGTCTTGAAGGTGATCGCCGAAGGACCGTTCCGGTACGTCGCCAATGGGTTCAACGTGTTCGATGGCGTGATTGTCATACTCAG CGTGGTGGAGCTTGCCCAAGCCTACCTTGGCGAGGGACAGGGCAGCTCCGGACTGAGCGTACTGCGCACGTTCCGGCTGCTGCGCATACTGAAGCTCGTGCGCTTCATGCCCAATCTCCGCCGGCAGCTGTTTGTCATGCTCCGCACCATGGACAATGTGGCTATCTTTTTCAGCCTGCTGATACTCTTCATTTTCATATTCAG CATTCTTGGCATGTACCTTTTTGGAGGTAAGTTCTGTAAGTTTGTCGAAGAAAGCGGGAAAGAAAGGGAATGTACTTGTCCAGAAATTGTCTCCAAGCATCCGCAATGTGAATGCGACCGTAAACATTTCAACAATATCCTCTGGGCCACTGTGACCGTGTTTCAA ATTCTCACGCAGGAGGACTGGAATGTGGTGCTGTTCAATGGCATGGAAAAGACAAGCCATTGGGCCGCACTCTACTTCGTAACGCTCATGACTTTCGGAAACTATGTTTTGTTCAATCTGCTGGTCGCTATCCTGGTAGAGGGTTTCAGCTCGGAG CGTAACGAGAGACGTGAGCGGGAGCAGAGAGAGCTCGTGAAGGCTAAACTTAACGCGGAAGCTTTGGCACAGGAGCAAAGCATGGAGGTGTACGATGATCAGCGAAGCTTTTCCGAATCTTCCACCACCGACAGCTACAATGGGTCCCGTGGAAAGTGGTACAGCGTTGAAGAACTCAGCAAG GTGCGCAATCTGGATATAAAGTGTAACATTCAAAAGCAACGATTGCTCCAGCCCAACTACGAAGATCCGAAAAACGTGGCTCAGAAAAACAAACGGGAGAAAGATGTCTCCAAACCGGAACCAACTTCGGGCAAAAAGATTAAAGGG AAAAAGACCGAATCGTTAAAGCTGTACAACATTCAAGTTCAGGATCCGCCGATCATTACTACCACGGCAGCCACGCCGCAAGATTCCCCGAGCGGCACAATGGAGTCCGGAACGAGCTTCAAGGATTGGGACCAGGCGGACTTTGAGAAGTACGAGCGGGAAAATTCTTCCCTACTGAAACCACCCTCCATTCTCGGCTCCCTTAAAACACTGGACGATCGTACGTTCTTCGAGGGTACACCCGTCTTGAACGAACTGCGCAAGAAGCATGACAAGAATCATACCACCTCGTCCGATAGCCGATTGGCCGTACTGGagaagcagcagaagaagcTGGACAAATCTCTCGCCGAGTCAGTTAGTGCACCGAAAGCCGTTGGTAAGGACGAAACTTCTAACGGTGGTCGGCAGGTTTCAACAGAAGAGGGTGTGTTGAACAATGGGAAGATTCTAACACAATCTAAAG GGTACAGTGGAACAGATCGTCGCACGCTTGATCCACTGTTGGAGAAAAGTAACCGTATCCAGAACGATACGCAAGGTTCCAGAACGCCGAACCGCAGGCGCAGCTCGGTAAGACGATCGTCTTCAGCGAAGGTCGACAGTGGTGcaagcagtgttgccagcaatCTCAGCTTAACGTCGCACCCGCGGTGCTACTACAATAACGGCAGCACTAAGTATTACTTCGATCGTAAAAATTCCCTACGGCTGTGCGACATCAGGACACCGAACAATCGGCGCCGTATGTCCTCGTTCGATCAGGCGTACCACAAGCAATCCCCGATGAGCAGCATCAGGAATCTGGAAATTAAACACCTACAGGACGAGTTGGACAAAAGCAAGCTGGACAAATCGTCGAACGCGTTCAAGATCGCGGGAAATAGTACGGATATGACTGGGAATGCGACCCGAAGCGATGGTACACCCAAGAAGAAGGGCAAGGGGCGATTGAAACAGTTCTTCCGCATGGTAACGCCGTACCATTTCGTAGAGGACCACGAAACGTACACGCTTTACCTATTTCCCGAACACAACAG ATTTCGACAGATTTGCACCTGGTTCGTCAACCAGAAATGGTTCGATAACGTCATACTGTTGTTTATCGCACTGAATTGCATCACACTGGCCATGGAACGTCCCAACATTCCACCAAACTGCACCGAACGTTACTTTCTCTCCACTGCCAATTATGTTTTCACTGTCGTTTTTGCAGTAGAAATGTTCATCAAG GTGGTTTCGGCCGGATTGTTCTACGGACCGGATGCATACTTCACATCGGGATGGAACATCATGGACGGTTCGTTGGTGATTATCTCGATCGTGGATCTTCTGATGTCGCTGATAAGCGAATCGAGCCCCAGAATATTTGGAATCCTCAGGGTGTTCAGGCTGCTGCGATCGTTGCGCCCACTGCGAGTGATTAATCGTGCGCCAGGGCTTAAGTTGGTTGTTCAGACACTGCTGTCCTCGTTGCGCCCGATCGGTAACATTGTGCTGATTTGTTgtacatttttcatcatctTCGGTATATTGGGAGTACAG CTCTTCAAGGGTACGTTTTACTACTGCGAGGGCGAAAACATCAAGGGAGTTAAAAACAAGCAGGACTGTTTGGACATTGAAGGTAATGTCTGGATCAACAGAAAGTACAACTTTGATGATCTGGGCAAAGCGCTCATGTCACTGTTCGTGTTATCCTCGCGCGACGGTTGGGTTAACATCATGTACACTGGACTCGATGCGGTCGGTGTCGATCAGCAG CCCATTGTCAACTACAACGAGTGGCGCTTGCTGTACTTTATTGCCTTTATATTGCTCGTTGGATTCTTTGTGCTGAACATGTTCGTTGGAGTGGTCGTCGAGAATTTCCATCGCTGCCGCGAAGAACAGGAAAAGGAGGAAAAGATCCGTCGTGCAGCGAAGCGAGCTCTGCAGATGGAGAAAAAGCGGAAAA GAATGCATGAGCCACCGTACTACACCAACTATTCGCCGATGCGGCTTTTCGTGCACAATGTGGTCACATCCAAATACTTTGATTTGGCGATTGCTGCCGTCATAGGGCTTAACGTAGTGACAATGGCAATGGAGTATTATATGATGCCTCTGGCACTGGAGTATGCgctcaaaattttcaattacttCTTTACCGCCGTCTTCATACTCGAAGCGGCAATGAAGTTACTTGCGCTAGGTGTGAAGATATATATGAAAGATCGCTGGAACCAGCTGGACGTCGCGATCGTGATACTGTCGATCGTGGGTATTGTGTTGGAGGAGCTGGAGACGAACATCATACCGATCAATCCGACCATCATTCGTGTGATGCGCGTCTTGCGGATCGCTCGCGTACTAAAGCTGCTGAAGATGGCCAAGGGTATCCGTGCTCTCCTGGACACCGTAATGCAGGCTTTACCACAG GTCGGAAACCTGGGTTTGCTGTTTTTCCTGCTGTTCTTTATCTTTGCCGCGCTCGGTGTGGAGCTGTTCGGGCGGCTCGAATGTTCCGAGGAAGTACCATGTCAAGGTTTGGGAGAGCATGCACACTTTGCCAACTTCGGTATGGCCTTCTTGACGCTGTTCCGTGTGGCCACCGGTGACAACTGGAACGGCATCATGAAGGACACGCTGCGGGACGATTGCGACGACGCGGCAGATTGCGTGAAGAATTGCTGCGTGAGCACGATCATAGCGCCGATCTTCTTCGTCATCTTCGTGCTGATGGCACAGTTCGTATTGGTGAATGTGGTTGTGGCCGTGCTGATGAAGCATCTGGAAGAAAGCCACAAGCAAATGGAAGATGAATTGGATATTGACACGGAGCTGGAACGCGAATTCGAAAGAGAGCAAGAGTTTGAGGAGGAACAAGCGCTTTGCATGCAGCTGAACGATGATAACAAGCAAGTTCACAAACGCCCACTAACCAAAGTTTCTTCCTTGCCTTCGAATTTCACGTACAGTACTCCGATCTTGGAGAAGAAGAGCAATATTCAACGTCGTCAGACCATTCAGTATTTCAACCAGAATCTAGGCCTCTCGGTTTTCAACTCATACACCAATAACAATTCCTATGACGAAACGGCGGAAAACAATATCAACGCCGAGGGCGAAGAAATTCCGGCGACTGGGCGCGACGATGACGGCGAGgagaagaagatgaagaagattGGCGAGGGGCCAGTAGAGGGGGGTAAAGGGTTGGAGGCGTTGAACTCTGCTAAGGAGTACAACTCCAAGAACGTTAACAAGAAGATTTTGATCAACAAGACGAACCTTTTTAGCAAGTCTTGCGATGGTCGGCCCTCGGGCGAAAGCAAACGGAAGGGGTTTAAGGAGGAGTGTCTCAACATTACGATACCGGGTGCCCCGGCTGGGGGCGCTGGTAAAGGAGAACCCACCCGAACAGACGATCCTCGCCGAGGATCGTCCGGTCCGGTGGGTCTCGCTGACGGTACGGAGAGCGATCTGGTTGAATCGCAATGCTCGACAATCACTTCGTCAAGTAGATCGCGGCATCAAGCCGGTAGCAAGCTGGAATCACGTCAATTGAGTTTAGACTACGATCCAACTAGAAACCCAAAGGCGTCCTCGGACGGGCACGATGGAGCACCGCTGGCCACAGATGGTTGTCTGCCCGTGACCACCATGGGCGTAGGCACAGCGTCCTCCACTATCGGGAACAGTGGCAGCAGCAATACAACGACCAGTGGCAGCACTGTTTCGAACAAATCGTTTCTCTCGGTTCCTAAGCTGCAGCCCAAGAGCAGATCCGGCAGCACCAAGCAGCTGTTCAAACAGACTGCCCTGGACGAGGACGGGGAGACGAACGATGAGAGCTCCCTGCTGCTTCCGGTGGCCACCGTCGCCGATAGTGGCAGTCCGGGCAACAACCATTGTCTCGGGGCCGGCGCTCTGCTCAGTATACCGGGCGAGGGCGGTGGGTTCGGTGCGGAATCGGTCAAGAATTCGGAATCTTGTGAAATCATTCGCATCATTTCCGAGCGGCGCAAAATTTAG